A section of the Candidatus Baltobacteraceae bacterium genome encodes:
- the lnt gene encoding apolipoprotein N-acyltransferase, with protein MPTSLVRDVVVAAAAAVALAAAFPKIGAAWVVPLGTAALFWTWQGASWKRAAVLGWFSGIIFFAIAFDWVGHTVGNYIGAYGPFLMFGPAIVEAPFWGFAGIASALAYRYAHPALAPLAAAAAFTVFEWLRSIGVMAAPFDQLGYTQADSPLRAIAAFAGTYGITFALCVIGAYGADAIARRTWRRFAIALGATALAAGAAWLAWPARHLSPPATRVVAVQGNIAQSLKWNSLGLAISRYSMLTRTAAARRPQLIVWPETVITTDLNRYPALLHAFLGLSREVKSTIVAGSIDYTRHAAYNALFVLQPDGTYQVYRKRQLVPFAESFPGRSFLGWLPYVGELSGRFGTGKVDGVYRTTALPIAPLICWESAFADLAHAQIVDGAQLLVVSTDDAWFGTTSGPYMHAQISQLRAIETGAYVVRAAATGISGIIAPDGTWQKRSAMEEMVVVDGLVGPRVPTVYSRIGPAPVALAFVLLYIVLMVLPRVQHDK; from the coding sequence ATGCCTACCTCGCTGGTGCGCGACGTCGTCGTTGCCGCAGCGGCGGCCGTCGCGTTAGCGGCAGCATTTCCGAAGATCGGTGCGGCGTGGGTCGTTCCACTAGGAACAGCCGCGCTGTTCTGGACCTGGCAAGGTGCCTCCTGGAAACGAGCAGCGGTACTCGGCTGGTTTTCCGGCATCATCTTCTTTGCCATCGCTTTCGATTGGGTAGGGCACACCGTCGGGAACTACATCGGTGCCTACGGCCCTTTTTTGATGTTCGGTCCTGCTATTGTTGAAGCACCGTTCTGGGGATTCGCTGGGATTGCGAGCGCGCTGGCTTACCGCTACGCACATCCGGCACTCGCACCGCTGGCCGCGGCCGCCGCGTTTACCGTCTTCGAATGGCTCCGGTCGATCGGGGTGATGGCGGCGCCGTTCGATCAACTCGGCTACACGCAGGCCGATTCTCCGCTGCGCGCGATCGCCGCGTTCGCCGGGACCTACGGGATAACGTTCGCGTTGTGCGTCATCGGCGCATACGGCGCCGACGCCATTGCGCGGCGCACGTGGCGCCGGTTTGCGATCGCCCTTGGCGCCACCGCGCTCGCAGCCGGGGCTGCGTGGCTGGCGTGGCCCGCACGCCACTTATCGCCTCCGGCGACGCGCGTCGTTGCCGTCCAAGGCAACATCGCTCAATCGCTGAAGTGGAATAGCCTCGGCTTGGCGATCTCACGCTACTCGATGCTCACCCGCACCGCCGCCGCGCGCCGTCCGCAGCTGATCGTCTGGCCTGAAACGGTGATCACCACCGATCTCAACCGCTATCCGGCCTTGCTGCACGCATTTCTGGGTCTCAGCCGCGAAGTGAAATCCACGATCGTCGCCGGGAGCATCGACTACACGCGCCACGCGGCGTACAACGCGCTGTTCGTTCTGCAACCCGACGGAACGTATCAAGTCTACCGCAAGCGTCAGCTCGTGCCGTTCGCCGAGTCGTTTCCGGGACGCAGCTTCTTAGGATGGCTGCCCTACGTCGGCGAGCTCAGCGGTCGCTTCGGCACCGGAAAGGTCGACGGAGTCTATCGCACCACCGCGCTGCCGATCGCGCCGCTAATTTGTTGGGAGTCGGCGTTTGCCGATCTCGCCCACGCGCAAATCGTCGACGGCGCGCAGCTGCTCGTCGTCAGCACCGACGACGCGTGGTTCGGCACAACCTCGGGACCCTACATGCACGCGCAGATTTCGCAGCTGCGTGCGATCGAGACCGGCGCCTACGTCGTGCGCGCGGCCGCCACGGGCATCAGCGGGATTATCGCGCCGGACGGCACGTGGCAAAAGCGCAGCGCCATGGAGGAAATGGTTGTCGTCGACGGCTTGGTCGGCCCGCGCGTTCCGACGGTGTATTCGCGCATCGGGCCGGCGCCGGTCGCGTTAGCCTTCGTCCTTCTCTACATCGTTCTCATGGTGCTGCCGCGCGTGCAACATGACAAGTAA
- a CDS encoding KGG domain-containing protein: MALQDPGPAGGGMSVREAGRRGGERVKAKYGSEFYEEIGRKGGEATKSKYGPSFYEVIGQKGGQRPKRKAST, encoded by the coding sequence ATGGCACTGCAAGACCCTGGACCCGCCGGCGGCGGCATGAGCGTTCGCGAAGCCGGACGCCGTGGCGGCGAACGAGTCAAAGCCAAATACGGCTCCGAGTTTTATGAAGAAATCGGCCGCAAAGGCGGTGAAGCGACGAAGAGCAAGTACGGCCCGTCGTTTTACGAAGTCATCGGCCAAAAAGGCGGTCAGCGCCCGAAACGCAAGGCGTCAACCTAA
- the coaE gene encoding dephospho-CoA kinase (Dephospho-CoA kinase (CoaE) performs the final step in coenzyme A biosynthesis.): MRVGLTGGIGAGKSAVARIFEDLGACIVDTDALAREAVAPNSDGFMEIARVWPQVVRTGALDRAALAEIVFNDPTARERLNAILHPHIRRLAMERDARAKPGQLVVHVVPLLFETAYDRLVDKTVLVVAAEDARIARIVARDGIDEARVRARMAAQIDPDEARRRADYVIENDGKFDRLRERTSEVYRALAG; this comes from the coding sequence TTGCGTGTCGGATTGACGGGTGGCATCGGCGCCGGTAAGAGCGCCGTTGCCAGGATCTTCGAAGATCTCGGTGCCTGCATCGTCGATACCGACGCGCTCGCGCGCGAGGCGGTGGCGCCCAACAGCGACGGTTTTATGGAGATCGCGCGCGTCTGGCCGCAAGTCGTGCGGACGGGCGCGCTCGATCGTGCCGCGCTGGCTGAAATCGTTTTCAACGATCCGACGGCGCGCGAGCGCCTCAACGCCATTTTGCATCCGCACATCCGCCGTCTGGCGATGGAGCGCGATGCGCGAGCCAAGCCCGGCCAACTCGTCGTTCACGTCGTTCCGCTGCTGTTCGAAACCGCTTACGACCGGCTGGTCGACAAGACGGTTCTCGTCGTCGCGGCCGAAGACGCGCGCATCGCCCGGATCGTTGCGCGTGACGGGATCGACGAAGCGCGCGTACGCGCGCGTATGGCGGCGCAAATCGATCCCGATGAAGCTCGCCGGCGAGCCGATTACGTCATCGAAAACGACGGCAAGTTCGATCGCCTGCGCGAACGGACGAGCGAGGTTTACCGCGCGCTTGCCGGCTGA